The window GCACTACCTTTTGATATATTTTTTCTATCTGTTCTGTCAGCTGTTCTTCAAGAGACGGGCTGTCTTTCGGCATAAAAAACTTGACGGCTTTTAATTTTTCTGCGTCAAAACCTATGCTGATTTTTTCAATT is drawn from Qingrenia yutianensis and contains these coding sequences:
- a CDS encoding DUF6103 family protein, with translation IEKISIGFDAEKLKAVKFFMPKDSPSLEEQLTEQIEKIYQKVVPQPARLYIEEVMKDNPKQGKKA